CTGTCGTatgcgggtgtgtgtgtgcgtgggcATAATTTAACACTTTATTCGCAAAATTCATTTAAACAACGTGCGGCCGAATTTGGTGATCTGCAACCAAAGGACGccattgaattattatttttttattgtttttgtttttgttattgcaatgtATCGGCTTTCGCCAAAATCGGTGACCTCTTTCAACAAATTTGAGTCTTTTGTGGCATaaaaacaactatttttttgattatagCCAACCcaatgcgcgtgtgtgtgtgcgtatgtgtgtgcttggAGGTATCAGCGTTGCGTATGCGGCACGTACGCAATCAATTGtatgataatataatattttgggcGCGCATGTTTTGCATTGCAATTGCATAAAAGTGATTCGCATGCATTTATACAGTAACgtgcaaaatatttgcaaccTGCCATACATCCCGAAATTCGATACAATcctatgttattttttatatttgttgacagttttataCCCGGCACAGCAGGTTGCATAAGGTTGTGGTTAAGCTAAATTACAGGGTttgcccggaaagtaataggactgagtcgattttaaaaaaatcattgaaccaatcgttacaattctctaaaaactttcaaaataggctccttctgcgttgaagtcgtcacggaaggcattctccggaatagccttgagagccgagatgTATGCTGCTTGGaccccctctgtcgtctcaaaatgcttgcctttcctCGGCCGGGgtgccacatctgggctgtagggcggctgcaaAAGCGTTgagatgccggccttggttaggtagctgttcacaagaaaggcggtgtgagctgAGGCGTTGTCGTAGTGCatcttccaatcggctgcgatgtatTGCCGGACCCGAACGACATcgaacgtctctgtcgcagatttaccgagtttcaaacagaatttaatcgcgtgtCTCTgctcgcggcggaagaaaatcagttctattaTTTTCCGGGCAAACCCTGTACGTTAGGTTTGGTTAGGTTAGTGTATTGTACCAGGTTACAGGAACGAAGGGACAGGGAGTTTTCTTTTGCATCAACCATTGCTGATAAAGGTCTTCAGTTAATTAACGGCCGTGCAAGGAAGCTGTACAATTGAATCCGGAAGATACCGGTTATGATGCTTGAGTCGAAATCTTAAAAATGCGAGGTTTTTGAATAGACACCTTATTTTCTTGttctatttagtaattttagttttatccTATCCTCAAATTTCCTAGCTCTAAGACGATATTTCATAcgttattttatgaatatgttTCGCTCTTAAGGACTTTTATGCTGCGACCGTCTGATTGTTCACCCTTGTCTGTGTGAGTTCCTTTGAACTTGGCCTTTGTTTTCAATTTgaccttttgttgttgttggaaaacACATCGGTGATATTCTGAGAACTCTTCCCGcatttttccatacattttatttttgtttttgcgctcACGCGTGGCAACGCTGCATATTTACGCAGTTTCACAAGTGACAAGCGCtcgaatttcaaaactttttcatgCATCGCTCGGTGGAAGCACGCATGATGCCACACATGAATCataagtacgtacatatatacgccTCGTCACGTGTACATATCAGCGTCTATCATATTTGAGATTTGCTTCGGTTTTACCAGAAAAAACGAAGTAGGAAATATTTTACACAGAACTATCGATTAAACACATGTCCGTTGCTAAGCATATAAGTAGCGGAAGAAGAGAATCCGAGTGCTATTAACTATGTTTGCTTCTTGGTGATGCAAAGTAATCAGTCTTCCAACCCTTTACCAATTGGAACAAATTTGGACTGATTAGAAcgggtcttcttcttctttacttctttactggcgtagacaccgtttacgcgattatagccgagttaacaacagcgcgccagtcgttttttcttttcgcaacgtgggccaattggagattccaagcgaagtcaggtccttctccacctggtctttccaacggagtgaaggtcttcctcttcctctgcttccccctgcgtcgaatactttcagagctggagtgttcacgtccattcggacgattgccattcacttgggagtggccaaaaacgattattttacatatagcttatgcagcttacgacttccggccctagaccaagtatcctctgggtagccaaagaacatccgttttaAGGCGAGCTCTacagggttgtgcgttgggtttgggacccgtcacgtaaaaaacGTAGGAACAAAAATCCTCAGAAGATTAAATTTCAATAGCCTTTCATGATATGGTGGTCAAACGTTTTGGAAGTATCAGAATGCATAAGATCATGAGCCGTCCACTCCAAACGGCTGACTTTTAGATGAATAACACCCATTTATAATCCGGTTTTTGTTTCAGCGTGATCTCATTTACTTGCGCGTGTCAGTTGTGCAATGCGATTAGTAGCTACGGACTAAGCGTTTTTAGTCTGAGACATGCGACAAACTGTTGCGCTCCTGTTGGCATAATTATAAATGTTTGAATGTTGTTCTTGTTAAGTTTTTATCTCATTTTGCTGAGTTTGGCGGTTTTTATTGTTATGGAAGAGCAAGTAAGAGCTTTATCAGCTGCTTAAGTTGATTAGTTATGCGCATAAAACGGGGTTTTTTCTACTTTTCCTCTGCAAGCCTTTCATCGTATTTGCTGTTATACCACCACCGCATTTAGTCGTTATACAACGCTTAATTATGCTTTGTAGTCCTTGAATGTATAATACCGATATGCACGATATACGCAATTAGTTACGTAGAAAAGGAAAAGCAACAAGCAAgcaaattacaattaaatttagaaTGCTCCACAATACTTTCTCATATACTTATTTcctttctctctttctctctctctctatttaCAGTCCGCCATTTCACAGCATTCTTCCTAAATGCCAAGGCAAGTGTTGGCGAGCAAAAAGTcctctttttaattaattcggTTGATTTTAGCTGCAACAACTACAATATTAAGTGGTAACCGACACTCGGTAGTGGCAAAATGGATCATTCACAGCATAGTATACACAATCATGGTAAGTTTCTACAATCATAATCGAAAGAAACACCTAAAATGGCACTTATAGCACCGCCGCCGATTTGTTTATACACAAAGTTTAAGCTAAGCATGACTAAGGTTGACCTTTCGAGACCgactaatttgtttttttttccactAATATTTTACTTCTTATGAGAGGAACGCCataaacttaaaaaagaaagttttaGGCTTCCTGACCACTGCCGCATCTAGATCTACTACTCCCGAGCGTAGCCTCTTTCGGAGTTTTGACTAACCACTTCGACAGTAGAGCAGCGATACTAGTCATGAGTTCGCCGACCGTGCGTCCAAGACTAGTGAATAAATGTATAGACTTCTTATCTCTATCATGGAGCTATTTTATAATTACACTGGTTTGGGTGCCTGGCCACAGCCATATTGCAGTAGGGTCCACCTTTCAATGGTTGTAGAAATTCTCACACTTTAGACATCCAGGTGAAATagcaaaaatagaaataaaacaccTAAACAGATTTCTGATAGGTTCAAGGATTATAGGAGCCGGACACTCAATGGACTGAACACAACGGTTTTAGTGTGACTCCTGTGTGATGCTGAAGAATTAGATATCTGATTCCTTAGCATGACGCGAGGTCACTCTTAGACCTAACCTACCCTACGAAAGTTGACACACCAATTTCAAACTCAGACGAGGAAATCAAACCAGCTGGACACGCAGACTTTTTGTAAGCCAAGCTCCAAACTCAATTAAGCCATGTGCTGACTCTCATTATTACTTTGAAGTCATAGTATTAGTAGGATATATTTGGTAGTTAGCACCAATTGTCTATGCTAGTATCCAGAGATCCTTTTTTTACTTCTGtggattatatttctttttttttaatttaaaagtaatgtctttttacttaaatgtattgatttatttttattgtttttttcaattttttttctttactttatcTTTATTTCGTTATCTCGAACTCCACTTCATCCATTAAATGGTCCACCATTTGAACTAAAGAACATCATATGTTGGCCCTAGATACTGCAACACCACACGATCATGCTGCTGCGATATTGTCCACCACCACTGTCAGCCCCTTGGATGTTATGGGTCATGGCGAGCACGTGGCCATGAGCGACCAGCATGCGATGCATCATAACCACGACCACGGCATGAATATGGAAGGAGCAATGCATCATATGATGTCAATGGCGGTAAGTAAAGGCGATTTGTAGTGTCAAAAGGTagccaaaatttttataaacactATTTTTGCAGTTCCACTTCGGCTACAATGAGACTGTGCTCTTCTCCTGGTGGAAATTCGATAGTATCATGGGCCTGATTGGTTCGATGATCGCTATATTTGTAATGGCTGTGCTTTACGAGGGTCTCAAGTACTATCGCGAGTACCTGTTTTGGAAGACATACAATTTGCTGGAATACCGGCCAGTTACCGGGCCACAACGCAATCCCGAGGATCCGCAACGGAGTACGCCGTCGACGAGCGCCTCACCAGTGCAGTAAGTAATTGTAGACTGAGTGGTGACTTTGTTGGTACTCGGAGACGCTTTAGTTTTCTGTTTTATTCTTTAGTTCTTTAACGTGTTGTTTGTAcgtttgttgctattgttgtaatCCATATTCTAATTCGCATATGTTTTGTCCCTTTTGCTTCatttttctctctttctctcacCCATACACATTTGTGCTCtcaacgaaacaaaaaaaaatcgaaaaatcgaaaaatctgTAACGAGTAGATATGTCGGCGAAGTCATACACAAGCAACCGTGAGTATAATAATGAAAGTTACATAGTTCTTAAGTAAGTGGTGTGATCAACTACAACGAGAACGACAGACATTTTAATATTCATCTAAAAGTTAGTGTTGTTACAAATGTAAAGCATTTTGTCGCATCAAATCCAACGTAACCTCAATTTATTCACCTAACTAACCAGCAGTCATAAAGAAGTTTCCTAAACGCATAAAATTAGCCAGAATAATGACTGACTACCGTGGGTTTCATGGACGACACACGTGGTCAGTCTTGAACTTAACATTCGCGACCTAGACTTACAAAGAGGTTAGGAGAAGTGCCTTGAGCTGCAAGGATGTCTGCATTAAGAATTAAACCGTCGATTTCAATACCCTTTAATAAACTCTCGCCAAAAAAAACACGTCATACCCCCACCATCCACTCATCAAAGTAATCAATTACATTACTTGTGCATATGTTTGTTGATGCATCGATTATCCGCTTTTTAACGCATCAAATATTTCGTTTCCTGCcgccattttatttttaagctattAACATTTACTTTTCTTTGTGCTGCTATTACTTATCACTTTCTCTTTCCACTCTCTTCTCGCCTGCCACAGTCCGACGATGCTGTCGTTGAACCATTTCTATCAAACCGGGCTCCACATTCTGCAAGTGACGCTCTCCTTCATGCTGATGCTGATCTTTATGACGTATAATGTTTGGCTCTGCATTGCCGTAGTGCTGGGCGCCGCCGTGGGCTACTTCCTGTTCTGCTGGCGGAAGTCGGTGATTGTCGATGTAACGGAACACTGTCACTAGCAATGTTTAAAATGTGAAAGGCGCTTCGCTTGGATGCGCTGCCTCTGGCCAAGGCAAATTGGCAATACTAAttatcagcagcaacaacaacaacagcaacaaccccAACAATATCAGCAACAAACTATAGCAGccacagcagcaataacaacaacaaccgcgtGCAGAGCCAGCAACAGGTTCGGCATCAGCGGCCAACGTGGCGGTAAGCGCGCCAATGACGTCGACCGCTGCGATAGATACAACAGTTATGACAGTTATGAGGTGAGAAGAAACGGTGGCGCAACCTGCAACGCAACAGCCAATACGCTGATGAACAACGCCGGCGGCAGTATGCGTTGTGCGCGTTACGTAAAGCGTACCACAGCCGAGCCAGGGCAACGCGGCATGCAAGTGACCATGGCCAACTACAACCAAAAGGACTATGATATTTACTACTACGAGCGTGATGAGTACGAGGATGAGACAGTTATCATTGATACGATTGCCGTAACGGCCACCACCACCACACAGCTTATGGAGAGCGGTTGCGGCAGCGTCGGTGCTAATTGCCAGAAAtgtcgaaatattaaaattcttctAAGACTAagtttaagatatttttatgaTATAAACTGTGAAATTGTTAAGAACACCATTTAAGGCAACACACAcagaacaacaaaaagaaaaacaatagtAGCTAGCAAGTGAGCGAAGACAAATAAGAATACAAAAAGTTAGCAGTATAAAGTAGTTTAGGCAAGTGATAGCGCGCAGTCGTACGTCAGCGGGTGGAATTTAAGAAGCATAAagtgaaatacatatttttacacaaagtAGTTGTACAGTTGTTTAGGCGTAATTAGAAATTTGGAAATGGCGTTCACTTGCGATTGCGGATAGTTTGGTGCTATGAATGCATTGGCCTTCTACCGAAATAagcgaaaaaatgtattttcgagtattgaatttttatttaattgttaaatagcaattttttgttttttggcgaTTATTTACCATTTTGTGTTTGAAACTTACTCAGCTGAACGATGTGGTTGCCACTTGATGgcgtttatatacaaatttcaataatttataccagcagacataaacatacatgcacacatctACAACTTATACCGACATGTTAttagctacatatatattttttaatttatattcgttTTTTATCATATTATTCTAGTAATTAATTATAGTAAttatttttgtcaattttaatCCAAATTTTACACGCGTAGGTCGCAAAGTTTACAAGCAATTTGTTATAGAAAGTGAGGCTACAGCCGATTGCTACACAAAATCCATTAATgtttaatattatacatacatacagctgtAAAAAGTGCGTATGAGCAGGTGTTTggctttttttgaaagaaaaaaaatgttacagtgATGTGCGTAAAAATACTTACATTGCTGCAAATGTTACTGTATATTGTATGTTAAGTTTTCATTAAGTAAAAACTTGtgctataaaattttacaacgcATTTTATGTAAGAAAAGAACcctaccatatatatgtatgtatatgtacgtgtattaaaggaatattgaatatgaaGTCAACACTATACgcaacaaaatattgtattgtgaaattgtttttaaaaaatgaagcgAAAGTTAATCTGctacaagcatacacacatatactcacTGATATGCATACGTACATAAATTCATATGCGAACATTTTTCAAACTTACTGTGGATAATTCAAATAAAGACCAAAATATCCTTTAAGCCGACTAATGGTGTTATTTGTATGGACTGATGTGCAAGTAAGTGTGAAAATGCGTTGAAATAAAGGCgcatttattgaaagaaatccaaatttttaaatattttccttattttttattttcaagaagtttttttccaacatttttaaaattaaccAAATTCCAACGTAACCGACCCGCCCTAATTTGATTTGCGCGATTTTGAGTCGTTGCACAAAACCCAGCTGAATTAATAGGCAACCATAACTGTGCAGTAAGCATCCAATCAACAACgtgcttttttatttctgttttgctACGCTCTTTCCCCGTTGGCGACAAGTTGTCTGTTCTGCTCGCTTAGtgtttttcacacacacacacctgtgTGGCCGTGTCGGCTGATCTTCGCGGGCAGCTTTTCTTATCGTAAAAGCCAGCTGAAGTAACAGGCGACCATAAGTGATGAGAAAGGCGCTGAAAAACAACAGGCAACAACAAATTTGACAGTTGTCCTTTCCTTTTGTGGCACTTTCGCATTATCCTCGCTGACAGTGTTGCGTGTCACTGATTTGCAGGGTTGTTTTTAATTGTagtaggaaattttattaactattaAAAGTGATGCAATTAATTATGATTAATTTAactaaacttattttaaataagtcTAGATGTCGGCATTTTACTTATTTGtagactttatttatatttttatgccatTTTTTATACTACTTGACAAAATAATAGCTtaacttttaaacttttttatttaccagGAATGCGACCTTGTTGCGTCTTCTCTCTTTCGTGCGTCCTTCTAAACAAACTGATCgttgtttacttttttgttgtactttgcTGGGCGATTCTGGTCGCCTGGTGTTTCactatagaatttaaaattgattttttggcgAATTTTTtccatgcatgtatgtgtgcgcgtacTGTGTGTGTGAATTGcctatgtacacaaacaaacaagtgAGCAAAACGCCAAATGCGCTTAAATCCTTACCTTTTCTAAAAACTCTTCCAAAATTAAATCTGTTGGCAGTGCttttcagttatttattttatgcaataaTTCGCAGCTAAaacatctaaaaatatatttatatgtatgcatgataTATTTAACACTGTAAGATTTCCTTGTTATCCATTAGTACACAAACCGCTGATTCACTCCAAATTAGTGTTCCagtgcaataaatttaaatgtattaatataattttatgaggAGCGTGTGACAATTTCTCATTAACGCTCGCCACCAAACACTTAGTACACAAATGTATACAACCAGATATAATTTGGCTACAAATATGGGAAGTACTTGGTTAACTGTAGagatttgatatacatacatacattcatacaccgaaatctattaaaaaatatggtacACTAATAGCTTCGATAACACACACTAACACAGCACTTAAAAGAATATTTCCTCATGCACTTAATTCAATGGGATTACAAAAAATCTCGATTCTTTACTGCTTTGTTGTTTCCGTCGAGGTCTTGCCTGCATCTGTATCATCGAGTGCAGCATCGCGTTTCGCCAACTGTTTCAGCAATTCAAAGCCACTTTTCCACCTAATGACATCCGCGCGCAAATCCATTTTATTGCGATGCGATGTTATTTTTTTGTCCAGCGCAAAATCTTGTCTAGGACATGCTATATCGCCTTGGCGTAGCTTCAGCACTGGACATAAGTCGTTGTGGCCATCACCAACATAAATAATACATTCGTAGTGCGTATTATCGCGCAGATTCCGCTTGGCTACAAAATGCTCCAATATCTTACCCTTACATAAGTTGGCAGCACTCAATTTGCAATCGGTTTGATGGTGATAAGGTTGCAGATGCAGTAAGCCGTCATTGTCAAAATGTGCTGGATTTGTGAATATGCTTTCAAAACAATTTACCAGTCCATGCGCCTCCAGCCATTCACTTATAAAGATGGTATTTGAATCACTGATAATAACCagatcatatttattttcctgCGCTTGATGCAGCCGCTTGAGCAAACGAACAAAACCAGGTACCTCCGGTATGCAGCGTACTTTGTCGCGAATTGCTTGTGGTGAAAAGCTTTGTTTATGCAAACGTCTAAAAACTTCAGACATATATTCCTGCCAACCCTCCTTGTGTATGATGGTTTCACTGGGGAAGTTGTCGGCTGGCAGGAGATCGCGAACGACATCGTCTGTGTTGGCATCAACTACTGTGCAATCGAAATCAAACGCGACCAAGCGACGTGATACTCTAGGAGTCATCTTACAGTTGTCCATAATTGAACGAGTTATCTCTAGTGGTATTGAACGCACACGAAACACCAATGCTACTGAGTGATTGTAAAATACTAGCAGCTGATTTTCCACGCTTACATACGTCTGCCTAATGTTGCATAGGTGTGAATGAATGGGCGGAAAATTTGTGcataagaaaaatcaaaatttgttccGAGGACACAAGTTTAACCTTTACTTTGGATTAAACGCTAACAAAGTAATTACATTACACTAATTATAGCTAAGCTATTAAgcaatttgaacaaaataaaaacgagTGTTCAAAAAGTAGCGGACAAAAGAGTGGTCGACATTTCGGCAGTGTTGCATTTTACTgtactaaacaaaaattttttgcatcATTTCTACCTAAATTTATTCCAGACCATGATTCAATTATTCAATATAGTGTCGATAcaactttataaaatttaatcttGTTTCAGAGATGTGCTGAAACTACAACAAGGCccatttttaactattttaaataaatttattttataaaccaATAATTGAAAGCGACACCCTGTCGTGGGATTTGTTTTGGGGAAATTCCCTTAACAACACCCCAAGTTTCACTTTCAAGAAAACTTCGCACAGTGCTGTGCTTCGCATTGCAAACAGCTGTTTCGTTGCTAtatcaaatgtaaataaaacaaactgCAAGTTTGCGCGGTCGCGATAGTATATCATGTGCTATTGACGTTTATTTGCATTTACTATCGAGCGAAGATAAAAGTTTTATTGTCGTAGCCCAGTAGTAAAAGATAGCTACATCAGTCAGTGCATTGCAGTGTGCACACGGTATTGAACGTGTGCAGTGAACAGCGCTTCCTAAAACTACAGCAACCATTGTGCTTCCAGTGTTATAGTAGAAAACAAATAGTGTATATAATAGCAGCACAGAAATAAGCAAGATGCAGGTGGATCGCAACCTGGCACAAGCAGAAATGATCGGGACTAACGGTCAGACCAGCGACAGCACGGGCGCAACAGTTGCAACAGGCGTG
The DNA window shown above is from Bactrocera tryoni isolate S06 chromosome 4, CSIRO_BtryS06_freeze2, whole genome shotgun sequence and carries:
- the LOC120773355 gene encoding high affinity copper uptake protein 1 isoform X2; amino-acid sequence: MDHSQHSIHNHDTATPHDHAAAILSTTTVSPLDVMGHGEHVAMSDQHAMHHNHDHGMNMEGAMHHMMSMAFHFGYNETVLFSWWKFDSIMGLIGSMIAIFVMAVLYEGLKYYREYLFWKTYNLLEYRPVTGPQRNPEDPQRSTPSTSASPVQYVGEVIHKQPPTMLSLNHFYQTGLHILQVTLSFMLMLIFMTYNVWLCIAVVLGAAVGYFLFCWRKSVIVDVTEHCH
- the LOC120773355 gene encoding high affinity copper uptake protein 1 isoform X1, which gives rise to MDHSQHSIHNHEHHMLALDTATPHDHAAAILSTTTVSPLDVMGHGEHVAMSDQHAMHHNHDHGMNMEGAMHHMMSMAFHFGYNETVLFSWWKFDSIMGLIGSMIAIFVMAVLYEGLKYYREYLFWKTYNLLEYRPVTGPQRNPEDPQRSTPSTSASPVQYVGEVIHKQPPTMLSLNHFYQTGLHILQVTLSFMLMLIFMTYNVWLCIAVVLGAAVGYFLFCWRKSVIVDVTEHCH
- the LOC120773355 gene encoding high affinity copper uptake protein 1 isoform X3 — its product is MDHSQHSIHNHEHHMLALDTATPHDHAAAILSTTTVSPLDVMGHGEHVAMSDQHAMHHNHDHGMNMEGAMHHMMSMAFHFGYNETVLFSWWKFDSIMGLIGSMIAIFVMAVLYEGLKYYREYLFWKTYNLLEYRPVTGPQRNPEDPQRSTPSTSASPVHPTMLSLNHFYQTGLHILQVTLSFMLMLIFMTYNVWLCIAVVLGAAVGYFLFCWRKSVIVDVTEHCH
- the LOC120774328 gene encoding probable phosphatase phospho2 encodes the protein MDNCKMTPRVSRRLVAFDFDCTVVDANTDDVVRDLLPADNFPSETIIHKEGWQEYMSEVFRRLHKQSFSPQAIRDKVRCIPEVPGFVRLLKRLHQAQENKYDLVIISDSNTIFISEWLEAHGLVNCFESIFTNPAHFDNDGLLHLQPYHHQTDCKLSAANLCKGKILEHFVAKRNLRDNTHYECIIYVGDGHNDLCPVLKLRQGDIACPRQDFALDKKITSHRNKMDLRADVIRWKSGFELLKQLAKRDAALDDTDAGKTSTETTKQ